A genomic window from Vigna radiata var. radiata cultivar VC1973A chromosome 2, Vradiata_ver6, whole genome shotgun sequence includes:
- the LOC106755590 gene encoding uncharacterized protein LOC106755590, whose amino-acid sequence MKKMKGVVSVEYTPSGVCEDQTASFRHQSLLHDYEDLQEETNATRMKLQTAKQKISILSAELRFLRQRYRYLMQNPSPKQDISHQQKLKVHATLIRKGKKYNRKESTLNPATTSHLNSKGRISNRVGSAVQKTVPMFDLNQNALSLSKKELSFLNSAPVADLNHEDGSHSGKEASKKSISKFFDLNQISREEEEFLGIEAMRVEEQKRIIEEQHNDMKLSVCRNVGNGSNSAVKRKISWQDQVVLRVGI is encoded by the exons atgaagaagatgaaagggGTTGTGTCTGTGGAGTATACACCTTCTGGTGTGTGTGAGGATCAGACGGCTAGTTTCAGGCATCAGAGTCTTTTGCACGACTATGAAGACCTGCAGGAG GAAACAAATGCCACGAGAATGAAACTGCAGACTGCGAAGCAGAAAATTTCGATACTGTCAGCAGAACTTCG ATTTTTGAGGCAACGTTACAGATATTTGATGCAAAATCCTTCTCCAAAGCAAGACATTTCACACCAGCAAAAGCTTAAAGTCCATGCTACCCTTATCCGAAAGGGCAAGAAATATAATAGAAAGGAATCTACTTTGAACCCTGCCACAACCTCTCATTTGAATTCTAAAGGAAGGATTTCCAATAGAGTTGGGAGCGCAGTGCAAAAAACAGTTCCTATGTTTGATTTAAACCAGAACGCTTTGAGTCTTAGTAAAAAGGagctttcttttcttaattctgCTCCAGTGGCTGACTTAAATCACGAAGATGGAAGTCACAGTGGGAAAGAAGCCTCAAAGAAGAGCATCAGTAAATTTTTTGACTTGAACCAGATTTCG AGAGAAGAGGAGGAATTCCTGGGTATTGAGGCCATGAGGGTTGAAGAACAAAAGAGAATCATCGAAGAACAGCACAATGACATGAAGTTGTCAGTTTGTAGAAATGTTGGAAATGGTTCAAACAGTGCAGTGAAGAGGAAGATCTCTTGGCAAGATCAGGTGGTGTTGAGGGTTGGAATTTAA
- the LOC106753656 gene encoding transmembrane 9 superfamily member 10: MARELLARNLGQWISVFLLLLFHVNFGTCFYLPGVAPEDFHKGDLLRVKVNKLSSTKTQLPYSYYSLPYCHPDRIVDSAENLGEVLRGDRIENSPYVFKMREPQMCNVVCRLILDKKSANEFKEKIDDEYRVNMILDNLPLVVPLRRPDHESSLVYLHGFLVGLKGQYAGNKDEKHFVHNHLTFIVKYHRDPVTEMSRIVGFEVKPFSVKHAYEGEWENDTRLTTCDPHAKRLVSGSEPPQEVEDKKEIIFSYDVEFQESNLKWASRWDSYLLMADDQIHWFSIVNSLMIVLFLSGMVAMIMLRTLYRDISKYNQLETQEEAQEESGWKLVHGDVFRPPPNSDLLCVYVGTGVQFFGMILVTMIFAALGFLSPSNRGGLMTAMLLLWVLMGLGGGYSSARLYKMFKGPQWKKIALKTAFMFPASAFSIFFVLNALIWGQKSSGAVPFGTMFALVFLWFGISVPLVFLGGHFGYKMPLAEDPVKTNKIARQIPDQTWYMNPTFSVLIGGVLPFGAVFIELFFILTSIWLHQFYYIFGFLFIVFIILIVTCAEITIVLCYFQLCSEDYRWWWRSYLTSGSSALYLFLYAAFYFFTKLEITKPVSGVLYFGYMLLLSYGFFVLTGTIGFYSCFWFIKLIYSSVKID; this comes from the exons ATGGCGAGAGAGCTTCTCGCACGCAATCTGGGTCAATGGATCTCTGTGTTTTTGCTGTTACTTTTTCATGTCAATTTCGGAACTTGTTTTTACCTTCCTGGTGTTGCACCCGAGGATTTCCACAAG GGGGATCTGTTGAGGGTGAAAGTGAACAAACTATCTTCAACAAAAACACAGCTTCCTTACTCCTACTACTCACTGCCTTATTGTCATCCAGATCGCATTGTTGACAGTGCAGAGAATCTTGGGGAAGTCCTTAGGGGTGACCGCATAGAAAACTCTCCTTACGTG TTCAAAATGAGAGAACCCCAGATGTGCAATGTTGTTTGTCGCCTAATTCTCGATAAAAAATCAGCCAACGAGTTCAAGGAAAAGATAGATGATGAATATCGAGTAAACAT GATTTTAGACAATCTTCCTTTGGTTGTCCCACTGAGACGACCAGACCACGAATCATCCTTGGTTTATCTGCATGGCTTCCTCGTTGGCCTTAAAGGACAGTATGCAGGA AACAAGGATGAAAAGCATTTTGTCCACAACCATTTAACATTCATAGTTAAGTATCACAGAGATCCAGTGACAGAGATGTCCAGGATAGTAGGCTTTGAGGTTAAGCCTTTCAG TGTAAAGCATGCATACGAAGGTGAGTGGGAAAATGACACGCGCTTAACTACATGTGATCCTCATGCAAAAAGGTTAGTCTCAGGCTCTGAGCCTCCTCAAGAGGTTGAAGACAAAAAGGAGATTATTTTTAGCTATGATGTTGAGTTCCAG GAAAGTAATTTGAAGTGGGCATCTCGCTGGGATTCCTATCTACTGATGGCCGATGATCAAATTCATTGGTTTTCAATTGTTAATTCTTTGATGATTGTACTTTTCCTATCGGGTATGGTGGCTATGATAATGTTGAGGACACTTTACAGAGACATCTCAAAGTACAATCAATTAGAGACACAGGAAGAAGCTCAGGAAGAGTCAGGGTGGAAGCTTGTTCATGGGGATGTTTTCAGGCCTCCTCCCAATTCAGATCTACTATGTGTATATGTTGGAACAGGTGTTCAATTTTTCGGAATGATTCTTGTCACAATGATCTTTGCAGCACTTGGATTCTTGTCTCCCTCAAACAGAGGAGGGTTGATGACTGCAATGCTCTTGCTCTGGGTGCTTATGGGATTGGGTGGTGGCTATTCTTCAGCTCGTCTTTATAAAATGTTCAAGGGAccacaatggaagaaaattgcTCTCAAGACAGCTTTTATGTTTCCTGCCtctgctttttcaattttctttgtgTTAAACGCTCTAATCTGGGGACAGAAATCTTCTGGGGCTGTCCCGTTTGGTACAATGTTTGCTCTTGTTTTCTTATGGTTTGGAATCTCAGTTCCATTGGTGTTTCTTGGTGGTCACTTTGGCTATAAAATGCCACTGGCTGAAGATCCTGTGAAGACAAACAAGATTGCTAGGCAGATCCCAGATCAGACTTGGTACATGAATCCAACGTTTTCTGTTCTGATAGGAGGCGTGCTTCCATTTGGTGCTGTCttcattgagcttttcttcattCTCACGTCAATATGGTTACATCAGTTTTATTACATATTTGGTTTCCTGTTCATTGTGTTCATCATCCTCATCGTTACCTGTGCTGAGATTACAATAGTTCTCTGCTACTTCCAGCTGTGTAGTGAGGACTACCGTTGGTGGTGGAGGTCATATCTCACTTCTGGTTCATCTGCACTCTACCTTTTCCTCTATGCtgcattttactttttcacAAAGCTTGAGATCACAAAACCAGTATCTGGAGTCTTGTATTTTGGATACATGCTGCTTCTTTCCTATGGATTCTTCGTGCTCACTGGTACAATTGGTTTCTATTCATGCTTCTGGTTCATAAAACTAATCTACTCTTCAGTTAAAATTGACTGA